From one Physeter macrocephalus isolate SW-GA chromosome 18, ASM283717v5, whole genome shotgun sequence genomic stretch:
- the ZNF660 gene encoding zinc finger protein 660 — translation MRRKTRNFKQKTVKDNKTFTEVSDQESEKDDPTINERSQAEKRQYVCTECGKAFSQSANLTVHERIHTGEKPYKCKECGKAFSHSSNLVVHRRIHTGLKPYTCSECGKSFSGKSHLIRHQGIHSGEKTYECKECGKAFSRSSGLISHHRVHTGEKPYTCIECGKAFSRSSNLTQHQRMHKGKKVYKCKECGKTCVSNTKIMDHQRIHTGEKPYECDECGKAFILKKTLNEHQRLHRREKPYKCNECGKAFTSNRNLIDHQRVHTGEKPYKCNECGKTFRQTSQVILHLRTHTKEKPYKCSECGKAYRYSSQLIQHQRKHNEEKETS, via the coding sequence ATGAGGAGAAAGACGAGAAACTTCAAACAGAAGACAGTTAAGGATAATAAAACATTCACAGAAGTGAGTGaccaagaatctgaaaaagacgaCCCTACAATAAATGAGAGAAGTCAGGCTGAAAAGAGACAGTATGTGTGtactgaatgtgggaaagcctttagtcAGAGTGCAAACCTCACAGTACATGAACGaatccacacaggagagaaaccctataagTGTAAGGagtgtggaaaagccttcagTCATAGCTCCAACCTGGTTGTTCATCGGAGAATCCACACTGGACTGAAGCCCTACACATGCAGcgaatgtgggaaatctttcaGCGGTAAGTCACACCTCATTCGGCACCAGGGAATCCACAGTGGGGAGAAAACTTATGAATGTAAggagtgtgggaaagcctttagtcGGAGTTCTGGTCTCATTTCACATCACAGAGTTCACACTGGCGAGAAGCCCTACACTTGTATCGAGTGCGGGAAAGCCTTTAGCCGTAGTTCAAACCTTACTCAACATCAGAGaatgcacaaaggaaaaaaagtttacaaatgtAAGGAGTGTGGGAAAACATGTGTTTCTAATACAAAGATTATGgaccatcagagaattcacactggggaGAAGCCTTATGAATGTGATGAGTGTGGGAAAGCTTTTATCTTAAAGAAGACCCTTAATGAACATCAGCGACTTCATCGTagagagaaaccttacaaatgtaatgagtgtgggaaAGCTTTTACTTCTAATCGAAATCTTATTGATCATCAGAGAGTGCACACgggagagaaaccctataaatgCAACGAGTGTGGAAAAACCTTCAGGCAGACTTCTCAAGTTATTCTACATTTAAGAACCCACACAAAGgagaaaccctataaatgtaGTGAGTGTGGTAAAGCCTATCGTTATAGCTCACAGCTTATTCAACACCAGAGAAAACATAATGAGGAGAAAGAAACGTCATAA